One window from the genome of Salvia miltiorrhiza cultivar Shanhuang (shh) chromosome 7, IMPLAD_Smil_shh, whole genome shotgun sequence encodes:
- the LOC130994727 gene encoding protein LURP-one-related 3-like: MAKVYPKRSMIQGCSGEYTSSETEVFTVWMKSLVINGNGCTVFNSEGGVVFRVDNYQTKSTTETLLMNLHGQVLFSIRRKTLVFLRRWEGHKWHNSKVDREGTWFKVKKKWKFFASGLVSCHAVLRCNNITSILKILGFQRKLTFKIMDWEGRVLAEVIGKETAGGVALGDDVLTLVVEPQIDQALVMALVIAYAMVNDKL; the protein is encoded by the exons ATGGCCAAAGTATACCCTAAAAGATCGATGATCCAGGGTTGCTCCGGTGAGTACACGTCATCAGAGACAGAAGTCTTCACCGTTTGGATGAAATCCCTCGTGATCAACGGCAACGGCTGCACCGTCTTCAACTCCGAAGGTGGTGTTGTGTTTCGTGTCGATAACTACCAAACAAAGTCTACCACTGAAACCCTACTCATGAACTTGCATGGTCAAGTGCTCTTCTCCATTAGGAGAAAG ACACTAGTGTTTTTGAGAAGGTGGGAAGGACATAAATGGCATAACTCAAAGGTTGATAGAGAGGGAACATGGTTCAAAGTGAAGAAGAAGTGGAAATTTTTTGCAAGTGGATTAGTTTCTTGCCATGCTGTCTTGAGATGTAATAACATTACATCAATCTTGAAGATTTTGGGATTTCAAAGGAAACTGACGTTTAAAATTATGGATTGGGAGGGCCGAGTGTTGGCAGAG GTGATAGGAAAGGAGACAGCAGGTGGAGTTGCTTTGGGAGATGATGTGCTAACTTTAGTAGTGGAACCGCAGATAGATCAAGCCTTAGTTATGGCTCTAGTGATTGCCTATGCTATGGTCAatgataaattataa
- the LOC130994726 gene encoding protein LURP-one-related 4-like, with the protein MARVHPNPSANTCSSSSSSSEKETFTIWMKSLVCHGNGCTVFNSDGDVVFRVDNYQQRCSSKAFLMDSAGNILFSLNRKKLGLFGDWEGFKWIDSVVRMEKPCFRVRRNHAILRKDNSCVVSVGCDENSYTITGFEGKSTLRITDFSGQILAEATQKLSAEGVALGDDVLRLTVEARADQSLVMALVTVYGLINRKL; encoded by the exons ATGGCGAGAGTTCATCCGAATCCATCGGCAAAcacttgttcttcttcttcttcttcatcagagaAGGAGACGTTCACGATCTGGATGAAATCCCTCGTCTGCCATGGAAATGGCTGCACCGTCTTTAATTCCGACGGAGATGTCGTTTTTCGAGTCGATAATTATCAGCAGAGATGCAGCAGCAAGGCCTTTCTGATGGACTCCGCCGGCAACATCCTCTTCTCATTGAACAGAAAG AAATTAGGGCTTTTTGGAGATTGGGAGGGCTTCAAATGGATCGATTCCGTGGTCAGAATGGAGAAACCGTGCTTCCGAGTGAGGCGGAATCACGCGATTTTGAGAAAGGATAACTCGTGCGTAGTTTCTGTGGGATGCGATGAAAACAGCTATACAATCACAGGATTTGAAGGGAAATCGACGCTGAGGATCACAGACTTTTCAGGCCAGATTTTGGCTGAG GCTACACAGAAATTGTCAGCAGAAGGAGTTGCTTTGGGAGATGATGTGTTGAGATTAACTGTGGAGGCGCGTGCGGATCAGTCGCTTGTGATGGCGCTTGTGACAGTCTACGGCTTGATTAACAGAAAactctaa